The genomic stretch GTGATCTGTGTGCGACGAACTTGAACAAGTTTCCTCAGTTCGAGTAAAGGAAGAACGACTTCGTTGTCACATTGCTCTTTGACAGTAATCACCACGGCCAGCGTTTCGGGTGTAATACTTCTGTACGAAGTCTGACTCCCGACAATTTTGCCCATGCTGTCTAACCCCATCTGGATCTTCTGCATCAGGGGTTTCAATATTGTATACAATGGCGGAGTCGATTCGATGAGTTGTAAGGCCTCGGCCGTAGCTGCATCGCTATTTTTTAATGCTTTCGTCGATGTAGAATCAAACACGTTTCCCAATTCGTTATAAAATTGAGCTTGGCTGACGTTGATAGGTTCTGTCGTACCGTCGGAGAGGCAGACCAAAAGCTGATGACCTGTGTCGACACTATCCGACGGAATCGCTCCCTGAATTGTAACTCCAGACGCTCCCGTTGTCCCTAGGCACGACCAGGCCGACGTTTGCACCGCCTCGTTTCTTGATTGGCCTTGTAGTTTGTTGCTCGCTAGTCGGACGGCACTTGTCGATACAGATGCAACCACCAATGGCGTAACAACATGCAAAATCGTATCTATAATCGGATCCCTTACCAACGCTAAAGCAGTGGTGTGGTTGCTGTGTCCCATCCTCAGTTTCAAATCCACGCACTCGACAACGGCTCCGAGTTTGCAAGCGATGTCGTCTAAATCGAATCGATCGACTTGACTCTCAAACGCGAAGCGAGGCAAGGCTGTCGTCGGCGACAGAACGCAAAAGTCTACGCGACCACCTTGCATCCCTACTGCGACGCCTATCACGTTGGTGTATCCAAACGGTTCAATGACGGTACGTCTCAGTGGTGTACTCTCTCCCGAAAGGGATGCAAACAGAACGGGCCCTTGTGGTTGTATCGGCCACTCCGCCACCTTCCCGGACAATCGCGCCGTGCAGAAGTGACTTTTGGCATCGTCGAGTCCTGACCCGAACACCTCCATGACATAGGCGTAGGCTGCTTTGCATTGCCGCCAGGGAGCGGTGTTGCGGTCTTTCGTTTGTTCCAGACGAGCTTGTAAATAATCCAAGGCCTCGGTCACCACAGGCCGGGGTACAACCGAGCCTTCGAAGACAATTGGAGCGGCCGTCAAAAGATCCCCCGAGCTCTTTACCAAAACAATCGACACGGCCGCAAAGAGTCGCAAAGTATGTGAAATTCCGAAGCAAAAGTCAACAATGCTATCTTGCTGGGATGGGTCATCGAGTTGCTCCGTCCTCCATACCAACGGAGCCGTGGTTTTTCCCGAAGTTCCGTGATACAAAATAAGACTGTACTCACTCAGCGCGCGATCGAAAGTGAGAATTGCTAGTGATGTGGCGGGGCAGACTGTGGCGTAGCCAAAGATGTGTTGCGGTGCTGGTCGGGTCCGGATAATACTGGATGATGTTGCCGAATTCAAAAGCAAGTGCTCTAACGGTTCCGTCACAGATACGACGCATCCTTCAACGAAAGACTGACTTTTCGATGGGCTCGTCATGAAATATTGTGAAGATGGGATGTATCCCAACTGCAGCAGAAAAACGGCATATCTCGTGTAGACACAAATCCGCGGTAAAAGACGTAGATTTGGATTGCGTTCTTCCGTAGGGGGTTGGGGCTTTCCTTCCCCTTCCACAGAGATGAGTTCCATGACTGGATCGATTTCCAGGGCTGCTCGAATCGCAGGAGGAAGTTTTGTGCGTACCATCGCCGGACTGTCAAAAGCAGTGGAAGATTCGGTACCTTCAGCGGTGTTTTGGCTGTTAGTGCCATTGTTCTCCTCCAGCGGAAGACGTTTCGTCTCGATGAAGAAATCGGACCCTTGTTGAATGAAGGAATGAATAAATCGACCATCCGGACTCGGACAGAGAAGACGAACGGAAGATAATGAACTGCAACTAGCAACATCGTGATCGCTGTGGTCGACAGGAGAAGACTGGCGTCGCAAAGAATGCTTCCTTCGCTCATCCGAGTCCCTGTCGACATGTTCGTGAGATTGTGGCGTGGATGTTGTTGAGGGAGGCGATGAAAAGAGGCCTATATTGCTACCTGTACCAGCATTGAAAGAAGCACTGTGATTGCTTGCGGTACGACGGCTTTTGTCCAGCCGATCctcatcttcatcatcatggTCGTCGCCTTGTCCCCCAGTAGTTTCGCCGAAGGAAGCGAAATATCGAGGCATTTTCGCTAGATACACTTACGAATCGCTCTTTTGTCGTCTGAGCGTAACGCTCGATTGCGTTTAGAGTTGCGATTTCTTTATTTCTAAGCTGCGGCTTTCCTGTCGCACGTAAAGGAGTCGAACGAGGTGCCGAAGAGTGACAATGAATTAGGGATCAGCACCGTTGTCTACCTTACGGCAACGTTGACGAAACAGCATTTGACCTTGGCAGCGAAGGATTTGTGATGATTGGAAACGATCGGTCAACCCCACCCTAGCGTTCGAGAAAACTTGTTTTCCTTGCCCGAGGAGCGAACTACCCACCTAACTAGCAGTAGAGAAATTCTACCAGAAGTGGACAGACTGTCAAGTGGAGTCCTTCACGGAACACGGACACAGAATAGCGTTTGatgttaacagtaaaaacaCATCAACCCAAACTTGACAAAGGCACTGACTCTCTACTAGAGCTCGAGGCAAGCCTTTCCGATTTCGctcaattcacagtcaatacagaCATGCATTGCGCCGTACAAATCACATTTCCGCAATGAAGTCCCTTCGCCTACCGATCTCATCCAAGCCTGTCCCAATCATTCGCACGGTGGATTCTGTACCCGTGTCTTTGCACGCACCACCGTACCCTCGCTCTCACGATTCATCTTCACCAGTCGAACTGAACGATTTGCACTCTATTGAAACTGGGAATCACCAGAGCAAAAACGCGTATAGAAGTGACAAAGAAAGTTGCTGTCAAATATGTCAAAATAATCAGGC from Phaeodactylum tricornutum CCAP 1055/1 chromosome 12, whole genome shotgun sequence encodes the following:
- a CDS encoding predicted protein — protein: MPRYFASFGETTGGQGDDHDDEDEDRLDKSRRTASNHSASFNAGTGSNIGLFSSPPSTTSTPQSHEHVDRDSDERRKHSLRRQSSPVDHSDHDVASCSSLSSVRLLCPSPDGRFIHSFIQQGSDFFIETKRLPLEENNGTNSQNTAEGTESSTAFDSPAMVRTKLPPAIRAALEIDPVMELISVEGEGKPQPPTEERNPNLRLLPRICVYTRYAVFLLQLGYIPSSQYFMTSPSKSQSFVEGCVVSVTEPLEHLLLNSATSSSIIRTRPAPQHIFGYATVCPATSLAILTFDRALSEYSLILYHGTSGKTTAPLVWRTEQLDDPSQQDSIVDFCFGISHTLRLFAAVSIVLVKSSGDLLTAAPIVFEGSVVPRPVVTEALDYLQARLEQTKDRNTAPWRQCKAAYAYVMEVFGSGLDDAKSHFCTARLSGKVAEWPIQPQGPVLFASLSGESTPLRRTVIEPFGYTNVIGVAVGMQGGRVDFCVLSPTTALPRFAFESQVDRFDLDDIACKLGAVVECVDLKLRMGHSNHTTALALVRDPIIDTILHVVTPLVVASVSTSAVRLASNKLQGQSRNEAVQTSAWSCLGTTGASGVTIQGAIPSDSVDTGHQLLVCLSDGTTEPINVSQAQFYNELGNVFDSTSTKALKNSDAATAEALQLIESTPPLYTILKPLMQKIQMGLDSMGKIVGSQTSYRSITPETLAVVITVKEQCDNEVVLPLLELRKLVQVRRTQITSTLEDYRSQLSNLQQSAKDLKNRTAVLLEKMEKVQSNESILAQRGKALLQASQDLTPTVTQEEYEFFQLVKRTDAKSRKWEAQVDGLSVQADAVCEAIKVEGVSAATEGLNGNAGFLRLAHDILNGQEVNLEQARGHLQALEDQTQAIAGSAGLLDPSEDKSSNLPKAKK